The Nitrospira sp. sequence GAGCAGTCGCTGCGTCGAAATCCGTGGGGCCGCTGAGGACCACATCGGTATTCGGCGGCGGCTCCTCTTCGGACTTGCTCATGTGGACGGCGATGACCGGCGCAGGATGGACGAGGGTCCTGATCGCTTGTGAGGCCTCTCGGAAGGCCAGGCCGAAGGGGTTCGTCGTGGAGACGACGATGAGACCGGTGTCGGTGAGAAGTCGCGCCACTTCGCCATAGCGCCGAGCCATTTCTGCGGTTTGTCCCCGCTCTTCTTCACTCAAATCCGCGTCCAGCCCACGGCGAAGATTTTCTCCATCCAACAAGTACGCGTGACGCCCATCCGCCACGAGGCGGCCTTCGAGCTTTCTGGCCAGGAATGATTTGCCGGTATGCCGCCCCCCGGTGATCAGAACCACCGCTGCTCGATGACCATATTGTTGCGCACGATCCTCAACCGTCACTTCGCCTTTGACCCAGGCAAAGTCGCGGCGTCTGGCTTCTTCGCGGAGGAACTCTTGATCGTCGTGGACCAATTCGGTAATGATTCCGCCGCCTGCAATATCGTATTCGTCGACCAGGACGAAACGTCCGGTCGCTTCGAACGACGCGGACAGATCGAAGGCGACCGGAGCTTTCGTGCGCAAGGTCAGTTCCGCCACTTGGTTCTTGTTGATGGTGCTGCTGCCCTGTTGTTGGGCCAGGTCCATCGTGTCGATAATCCGATGAATCGACGCCACTTCGCAGTCCACTTCCTTGGTCGCCACCCGCAACAGATATTTGCGGCCCTTTTCCAACGGCCGCTTGCCGAGCCAGAAGAGATTGGCACGAAACGCCGTCGACACCAGAGGCAAGTGTGCCTGAAGTGAGGCAACCTCTCCCCGTTCCACGAAAATCTGTTCGTCGAGCGTCACCCCGATGGACTGTCCCGCCTGCCCTTCGGTCGGTTGCGGTTCAATGTTGAAGGCTTCCACCGTCCGAATCGTGGCCCGCTTATTGGACGGCGAGAAGATGAGGTGATCGCCGACCTTCAGGCGCCCGGCGGCAATTCGGCCGGTGATGATCCGGCGGGCGTCGAATTTATACACATCCTGCACCGGCAATCGGAGAGGCTGTTCCGAACGAGCGGCTTCTTTCTGGAACGCGCTGAGCGTTTCCAAAACGGTGGGTCCGCTGTACCATGACATCTGCCCGCTGCGATTGGCGATATTGTCGCCGAGCTTGGCGCTTACAGGAATGAACTGCGACGGCACGGCTTTGAACTGTCCCAGGAATTCCCGATATTCCTTCTCGATTCCCTCAAACACGTCCTGCCGGTACCCGACCAGATCCATCTTGTTGACGACCACGGCAAACTGCCTGACGCCCAGGAGCGACAGCAGGTAGCCGTGCTTCTTCGACTGTTCCTTGACTCCTTCCAGCGCGTCGATGAGCAACAAGGCGGCTTCGGCACGTGCCGCGCCGGAAATCATATTCTTGAGGAATTCTTTGTGCCCCGGGGCGTCGATGATGATGTACTGCCGGCCCTTCCACATAAAAAAGGTGCGGGCTGTGTCGATCGTGATTCCCTGCTCCTGCTCTTCGAGGAAGGCGTCGAAGAGAAACGCGTATTCGAATTCCTTCCCCTGCTGGCGACAGATGGCTTGGACCTTCTCCAGCTTGCCGTCCGGGAGTGAGCCG is a genomic window containing:
- a CDS encoding adenylyl-sulfate kinase; the encoded protein is MTNTKPSENLNIVIVGHVDHGKSTLLGRLYADTGSLPDGKLEKVQAICRQQGKEFEYAFLFDAFLEEQEQGITIDTARTFFMWKGRQYIIIDAPGHKEFLKNMISGAARAEAALLLIDALEGVKEQSKKHGYLLSLLGVRQFAVVVNKMDLVGYRQDVFEGIEKEYREFLGQFKAVPSQFIPVSAKLGDNIANRSGQMSWYSGPTVLETLSAFQKEAARSEQPLRLPVQDVYKFDARRIITGRIAAGRLKVGDHLIFSPSNKRATIRTVEAFNIEPQPTEGQAGQSIGVTLDEQIFVERGEVASLQAHLPLVSTAFRANLFWLGKRPLEKGRKYLLRVATKEVDCEVASIHRIIDTMDLAQQQGSSTINKNQVAELTLRTKAPVAFDLSASFEATGRFVLVDEYDIAGGGIITELVHDDQEFLREEARRRDFAWVKGEVTVEDRAQQYGHRAAVVLITGGRHTGKSFLARKLEGRLVADGRHAYLLDGENLRRGLDADLSEEERGQTAEMARRYGEVARLLTDTGLIVVSTTNPFGLAFREASQAIRTLVHPAPVIAVHMSKSEEEPPPNTDVVLSGPTDFDAATARILEELKRRGVLAQAIGAKPIFQYSI